In the Candidatus Krumholzibacteriia bacterium genome, one interval contains:
- a CDS encoding ABC transporter permease subunit has translation MPIYEQGYQRWNGELQERPLRWWPIVRQGVMAYLPQRKYLLLLGLAWIQKIFDGVQVYGRLKGGEVLEGLLGARVDAGMPFFWASMDNSMIWVVIFTIMVGSDLIAADRRGKALQLYFSKPITRNDYIVGKIGVIATFLLLTTWLPILLLWLFAVMIEPTTAYFARVWSVPLLMTVYSVLLVATAGMIMLAVSATAQRSVFISVTWIVLFGYGFVPVIELVQAITGFEAWSLINMAGNLGQIGAWWFGAETGFDVPPVLALGAVLVGIVAAYWWLRRKIEPVEVVL, from the coding sequence ATGCCGATCTACGAACAGGGATACCAGCGTTGGAACGGAGAGTTGCAGGAGCGCCCGCTGCGCTGGTGGCCGATCGTCCGTCAGGGCGTCATGGCCTACCTGCCCCAGCGCAAGTACCTGCTGCTGCTGGGTCTGGCCTGGATCCAGAAGATCTTCGACGGCGTGCAGGTCTACGGGCGCCTGAAGGGCGGTGAGGTCCTCGAGGGCCTGCTCGGCGCGCGTGTCGACGCCGGCATGCCCTTCTTCTGGGCGTCCATGGACAACTCGATGATCTGGGTGGTGATCTTCACCATCATGGTGGGCAGCGATCTGATCGCCGCCGATCGTCGCGGCAAGGCCCTGCAGCTGTACTTCTCGAAGCCGATCACCCGTAACGACTACATCGTGGGCAAGATCGGGGTCATCGCGACCTTCCTGCTGCTGACCACCTGGTTGCCGATCCTGCTGCTGTGGCTCTTCGCGGTCATGATCGAGCCCACGACGGCGTACTTCGCACGGGTGTGGTCGGTCCCCCTCTTGATGACGGTCTACAGCGTGCTCCTGGTGGCGACCGCGGGCATGATCATGCTGGCCGTCAGCGCCACCGCCCAGCGCTCGGTCTTCATCTCGGTCACGTGGATCGTCCTGTTCGGGTACGGCTTCGTTCCGGTGATCGAACTGGTGCAGGCGATCACGGGCTTCGAGGCGTGGAGCCTGATCAACATGGCCGGCAATCTGGGTCAGATCGGGGCCTGGTGGTTCGGGGCCGAGACCGGTTTCGACGTCCCGCCGGTCCTGGCCCTGGGGGCCGTGCTGGTGGGGATCGTGGCCGCCTACTGGTGGCTCCGCCGGAAGATCGAGCCGGTCGAGGTGGTCCTGTGA
- a CDS encoding ABC transporter ATP-binding protein, with the protein MKPIIETHGLVQSYGPKVVLHGIDLSVPPGAVGLLGPNGAGKSTFLRSILGLLHVEPGAVRVLGHDARDEALAIRRRVGLVPESDCLIPGMNAVEMTTYAGELVGMSHTDAKERAHQVLYYVGLGEARYRELESYSQGMKQRLKLAQALVHDPDLLLLDEPTNGMDPPGRESMLQLIRDVSHGQGMNVVLSTHLLPDVEQTCDHVIVLKDGRVAEERPVERQLIDAGRVYDLRGRGDLDALASMLRDRGHEVEAIQDGLRVRLAEGHRSDAIFAVLRELGESVQVRHFLEAGRSLQDSFVEAVS; encoded by the coding sequence ATGAAACCGATCATCGAGACCCACGGTCTGGTCCAGAGCTACGGTCCCAAGGTGGTCCTCCACGGGATCGACCTGAGCGTTCCTCCCGGTGCGGTGGGCCTGCTGGGTCCGAACGGGGCCGGGAAGAGCACGTTCCTGCGGAGCATCCTGGGTCTGTTGCACGTGGAGCCCGGTGCGGTCCGGGTGCTCGGACACGACGCCCGCGACGAGGCCCTGGCGATCCGTCGCCGGGTCGGCCTGGTGCCCGAGAGCGATTGTCTGATTCCCGGCATGAATGCGGTGGAGATGACCACCTACGCGGGTGAACTCGTCGGCATGAGCCACACCGACGCCAAGGAGCGCGCCCACCAGGTCCTCTACTACGTCGGGCTGGGCGAGGCCCGCTACCGCGAGCTCGAGAGCTACTCGCAGGGCATGAAGCAGCGCCTGAAACTGGCGCAGGCCCTCGTGCACGATCCCGACCTGCTCCTGCTCGACGAGCCGACGAACGGCATGGATCCTCCCGGGCGCGAGTCCATGCTCCAACTCATTCGGGACGTGAGCCACGGGCAGGGCATGAACGTCGTCCTGAGCACCCATTTGTTGCCCGACGTCGAGCAGACCTGCGACCACGTCATCGTACTCAAGGACGGGCGGGTTGCCGAGGAGAGGCCGGTGGAGCGGCAACTCATCGACGCCGGTCGTGTCTACGACCTGCGCGGGCGCGGCGATCTGGATGCCCTGGCGTCGATGCTCCGCGACCGCGGCCACGAGGTCGAGGCGATCCAGGACGGGCTGCGCGTCCGGCTCGCCGAGGGGCATCGCTCCGACGCGATCTTCGCCGTCCTGCGGGAACTGGGGGAGAGCGTGCAGGTGCGGCACTTCCTCGAGGCGGGGCGCTCGCTGCAGGACTCCTTCGTCGAGGCGGTGTCCTGA